A window of Caretta caretta isolate rCarCar2 chromosome 11, rCarCar1.hap1, whole genome shotgun sequence contains these coding sequences:
- the TBR1 gene encoding T-box brain protein 1 has translation MQLEHCLSPSVMLSKKFLNVSSSYPHAGGSELALHDHPIISTADNLERSSPLKKITRGMTNQSDTDNFPDSKDTPGDVQRNKLSPVLDGVSELRHSFDGSAADRYLLSQSSQPQSAAAAPSAMFPYPSQHGPAHPAFSIASPSRYMAHHPVITNGAYNSLLSNSSPQGYPTAGYPYPQQYGHSYQGAPFYQFSSTQPGLVPGKAQVYLCNRPLWLKFHRHQTEMIITKQGRRMFPFLSFNISGLDPTAHYNIFVDVILADPNHWRFQGGKWVPCGKADTNVQGNRVYMHPDSPNTGAHWMRQEISFGKLKLTNNKGASNNNGQMVVLQSLHKYQPRLHVVEVNEDGTEDTNQPGRVQTFTFPETQFIAVTAYQNTDITQLKIDHNPFAKGFRDNYDTIYTGCDMDRLTPSPNDSPRSQIVPGARYAMAGSFLQDQFVSNYAKSRFHPGAGAGPGPGSDRSVPHTNGLLSPQQAEDPGAPSPQRWFVTPANNRLDFAASAYDTATDFAGNAATLLSYAAAGVKALPLQAAGCTGRPLGYYTDPSGWGARSPPQYCGKSSSMLSCWPNSAAATRMATSNPYLGEEADSLVTERSPLPGAEDSKPKDLSDSSWIETPSSIKSIDSTDSGIYEQAKRRRISPSDTPVSESSSPLKSEVLTQRDCEKNCAKDIGYYGFYSHS, from the exons ATGCAGCTGGAGCATTGTctttctccctctgtcatgcTCTCCAAGAAATTTCTCAATGTGAGCAGCAGTTACCCACATGCAGGCGGATCTGAGCTTGCCTTGCATGATCATCCCATTATCTCGACCGCTGACAACCTGGAGAGAAGTTCACCTCTGAAAAAAATTACCAGGGGGATGACGAATCAGTCAGATACAGACAATTTTCCTGACTCCAAGGACACACCAGGGGACGTCCAGAGAAATAAACTCTCTCCCGTCTTGGACGGGGTCTCGGAGCTTCGTCACAGTTTCGATGGATCTGCTGCAGATCGCTATCTGCTCTCTCAGTCAAGCCAACCCCAGTCCGCTGCCGCTGCTCCTAGTGCCATGTTCCCTTACCCCAGCCAGCATGGACCCGCGCACCCAGCCTTTTCCATCGCCAGTCCAAGCCGCTACATGGCTCACCATCCTGTGATCACCAATGGAGCTTACAACAGCCTCCTGTCCAACTCTTCTCCCCAAGGTTACCCAACGGCGGGCTACCCTTATCCCCAGCAGTACGGCCATTCCTACCAAGGGGCGCCTTTCTACCAGTTCTCCTCCACCCAGCCGGGGCTGGTGCCCGGCAAAGCTCAGGTCTACCTGTGCAACAGGCCACTCTGGCTGAAATTTCACCGGCACCAGACAGAGATGATCATCACCAAACAAGGGAG GCGCATGTTTCCTTTTCTAAGTTTTAATATTTCTGGTCTCGATCCCACGGCTCATTACAATATTTTTGTGGATGTAATTCTGGCCGATCCCAACCATTGGAGATTTCAAGGAGGCAAATGGGTTCCTTGCGGCAAGGCGGACACCAATGTACAAG gaAACCGAGTGTACATGCACCCCGATTCCCCCAACACAGGAGCCCACTGGATGCGTCAGGAAATCTCTTTTGGGAAATTAAAACTTACAAACAATAAAGGAGCATCGAACAACAACGGGCAG ATGGTGGTCTTGCAGTCCTTACACAAGTACCAGCCCCGTCTGCATGTGGTGGAAGTGAACGAAGACGGGACGGAGGATACTAACCAGCCGGGCAGAGTGCAGACGTTCACTTTCCCGGAGACTCAGTTCATAGCCGTCACCGCCTATCAGAACACCGAT ATTACACAGTTGAAAATAGATCACAACCCTTTTGCAAAAGGCTTTCGAGACAATTATGACAC GATCTACACGGGCTGCGACATGGACCGGCTCACGCCTTCCCCCAATGACTCTCCCCGCTCGCAGATCGTGCCTGGGGCACGCTACGCCATGGCGGGCTCCTTCCTGCAGGACCAGTTCGTGAGTAACTACGCCAAGTCCCGCTTCCACCCCGGCGCCGGCGCTGGCCCGGGACCAGGCAGTGACCGCAGCGTGCCCCACACCAACGGGCTGCTCTCTCCACAGCAAGCCGAGGACCCCGGGGCCCCGTCTCCGCAGCGCTGGTTTGTCACCCCGGCCAACAACCGCTTAGATTTCGCGGCCTCCGCTTACGACACGGCCACTGACTTTGCGGGCAATGCCGCCACCCTGCTGTCCTATGCAGCGGCCGGGGTcaaggcgctgcccctgcaggcTGCTGGTTGCACGGGGCGGCCGCTGGGCTACTACACTGACCCTTCGGGATGGGGGGCGCGCAGCCCCCCGCAGTACTGCGGCAAATCCAGCTCCATGCTCTCCTGCTGGCCCAACAGCGCAGCCGCTACCCGGATGGCCACCAGCAACCCTTACCTAGGGGAGGAGGCGGACAGCCTGGTCACCGAAAGATCCCCCTTGCCGGGCGCTGAGGACTCCAAGCCCAAAGACTTGTCTGACTCCAGCTGGATCGAGACCCCCTCGTCCATTAAATCCATCGATTCCACCGATTCTGGGATTTACGAGCAGGCCAAGAGGAGGCGGATCTCGCCCTCTGACACCCCGGTGTCAGAGAGCTCCTCTCCCCTCAAGAGCGAAGTGCTGACCCAAAGGGACTGTGAAAAGAACTGCGCCAAGGACATCGGCTACTATGGCTTCTACTCCCACAGCTAG